GAGTTCTCGCGCATGATGTATCCGACGCCCCTGCGGGTGTGGATCAACTCTGGAAGGTCCGGTTTCACGGCGAGCTTCTTGCGAACGTAAGAGATGTATGACTCGACAATGGCAGCGTCCCCGCCCCAGTCGTATTGCCAGACGTAGTCAAGAATCTGCATCTTTGAGACAACGCGACCGTAGTTGATTGCCAGGTACCGAAGCAGGCGGAACTCTGTGGGTGATAGATCGACCGGAATGCCGGCGCGGTGAACCTCGTGCGCATTCTCATCGATCTCCACGTCGGCCACACGAAGAATTCCCGCCTCTTCGGGTTCGCCAATGGTCCGTCGAAGAATCGCGTGAATACGGGCCACGACCTCTTCCAGACCGAACGGCTTTGTCACGTAGTCGTCCCCGCCGGCATTTAGTCCCTCGACCTTGTCGCGTGTGTCATCGCGCGCGGTGAGGAACAGTACGGGGGTCTGGACCCCTGAGGCGCGTAGCTTTTCGGTGATCTCAAAACCCGAGATGTCCGGGAGCATCACATCGAGCACAATGAGGTCTGGGGCGTCCCGTTGAACCAAATCCAAAGCTGTTGCTCCGTCTCCAGCGGTGGTTACGGAGAATCCGGCAAACCGGAGTGAGGACGCCAGGAGATCGCGGATGTTTGGTTCGTCGTCCACCACAAGCAGCTTCCAGGGAAGCTCATGATCGTTCTTCATAGATTGATTATCCGCCAATTTCCTATGAGCGACCTAGGAGGCGCCGTCCACCAAGAAGTTCTGGCGCCGTGTTTGTGCGACGATTGCATGGTGCGGTTCACGTCATGAACCAACTAACGGAGGGTATTGTGACCGATTCGATGTCAGCGGCAGGTACTGCGATTGATCCTCTGGCGCCCGAGGGCGTGCAGTTCAAACCAGTCTCACCAAATCTGGCAAAAGTCCGGCTTGTTGGTGCCGCGATATCGCTGCTGGTTCCAGCGGTGGTCGTCGCGGTTCTGGCAATCATCCTCACGGCCTATCTTTGGATCGCAGTCGCCCTACTTCTTGGCGTTTTTCTTTGGCTTCTTTGGCTTATTCCGCGGCAGGTGCGGGCAATAGGATATGCGACGACCCAATCTGACCTGCTAGTTCGTCGCGGCATAATGTTCCGGCGTCTAGACGTCGTTCCCTTCGGCCGGATTCAGTTCGTTGATGTGCACGAGGGGCCGGTAGCGCGGGCTCTTGGTATCGCCTCCTGTACGCTTCACACGGCCTCCGCTTCGACAGACGCCTCAATCGACGGTCTTCCTGCCGCCGAAGCCAATCGACTTCGCGAGCAACTTGTCACCGCCGGCACCGCCAGTCTTTCAGGTCTCTAGACATCATGAGTGAGCAGACTGATCCGACGCTGACAGGTGCGTCGAAGACCGCCAAGGTCCGTGCGGTAGATGAAGGCGTCGACCCATCACAGTGGCGCCGGGTTCACAAGATAACGCCCGTCCTCAATACCTGGCAGGCATTCGTTGTCATCCTGGCGATTTTGGTGTTCCAGAACGTCGATCTGTTCCGTGATCTCGCGACGGGCGAGTACGGTTTCTCTGTCAGTCCCGGCATGATCCTTTTGGCGGTTCTTGGCGGCATCGTGGTTATCCTGCTACTGATCATCGGCTACTCGTTCTTTGCTTGGCGAGCCATGTCGTACGCTGTGACCGATCAGGCAGTGTGGATGAGGACGGGTATCCTCTTCCGCCAACAAAAGCATGTGCGTCTGGAACGGATCCAGGCGGTTGACCTGGTCTATCCGCTGTTGGGACGCATTTTCGGCCTCGGGAAACTGACAGTGGAATCCGCTGGCGGCGCCGGGGGCAAGCTTGAGATAGGTTTTCTCGCCACCGCACAGCTTGATGAACTGCGTGCCGAGATCATGGCTAGAGCCGCCGGTGTCTATACAGACAGTCGGGACCCGGTCATAGAGACCGCGTCGGACGCGCTCGCGGAGGCTCCTTCTCAGGTTCGCCCGAGCGGACCGGTCGAGGCGCCGGAGTCTCAGCTCTACGCGATTCCCACCGGGCGGCTCTTCGGATCGATTTTGGTATCCGGTGCGTTCGTCACGTCCATCGTGATCCTAGTTCTGGTCGTCGCCGCGCTCGTGATTGGCGCAATCTTTGGTGGGAGCGCGGCACTTTTTGCTGCGCTACCAACTGTGCTTCCGGTTCTCTTCATCGCGGTAGCGATTATCTGGGGAAGATTCGCGGGTGAGTTCAATTTCCGTGCCGCTGTTTCCCCAGACGGAATCCGTATCCGCCGAGGGCTATTGGAAACCCGTTCCGAGACGATACCACCGCGCAGGGTCCACGCTGTGCGGATCTCGCAGCCCTTCCTATGGCGTAAGTTCGGCTGGTATCGCGTCAACATCTCTCAAGCTTCAAGCCAGACAAGCAATGACGGGAC
The sequence above is a segment of the Actinomycetaceae bacterium MB13-C1-2 genome. Coding sequences within it:
- a CDS encoding response regulator transcription factor, which produces MKNDHELPWKLLVVDDEPNIRDLLASSLRFAGFSVTTAGDGATALDLVQRDAPDLIVLDVMLPDISGFEITEKLRASGVQTPVLFLTARDDTRDKVEGLNAGGDDYVTKPFGLEEVVARIHAILRRTIGEPEEAGILRVADVEIDENAHEVHRAGIPVDLSPTEFRLLRYLAINYGRVVSKMQILDYVWQYDWGGDAAIVESYISYVRKKLAVKPDLPELIHTRRGVGYIMRENS
- a CDS encoding PH domain-containing protein, producing MSEQTDPTLTGASKTAKVRAVDEGVDPSQWRRVHKITPVLNTWQAFVVILAILVFQNVDLFRDLATGEYGFSVSPGMILLAVLGGIVVILLLIIGYSFFAWRAMSYAVTDQAVWMRTGILFRQQKHVRLERIQAVDLVYPLLGRIFGLGKLTVESAGGAGGKLEIGFLATAQLDELRAEIMARAAGVYTDSRDPVIETASDALAEAPSQVRPSGPVEAPESQLYAIPTGRLFGSILVSGAFVTSIVILVLVVAALVIGAIFGGSAALFAALPTVLPVLFIAVAIIWGRFAGEFNFRAAVSPDGIRIRRGLLETRSETIPPRRVHAVRISQPFLWRKFGWYRVNISQASSQTSNDGTNQNASSVLLPVGDKREALLALWLVIPDLGVEDAEAFFDEAMHANGPSPHFVGVPRSARLFDPLTYKRKGVALTPTTMVVRGRRIQHVASFVTYERIQSQVASQGPWERARGLANVQAATVPGDVRVFIDHLASQDAASVRQIITQRSEISRGAEPPERWFSRVSSVDLSAGDAGDDPRRDGSQTHSQASPEPDDERYKPEPRNTESSPGQA
- a CDS encoding PH domain-containing protein; this encodes MNQLTEGIVTDSMSAAGTAIDPLAPEGVQFKPVSPNLAKVRLVGAAISLLVPAVVVAVLAIILTAYLWIAVALLLGVFLWLLWLIPRQVRAIGYATTQSDLLVRRGIMFRRLDVVPFGRIQFVDVHEGPVARALGIASCTLHTASASTDASIDGLPAAEANRLREQLVTAGTASLSGL